In one window of Ovis aries strain OAR_USU_Benz2616 breed Rambouillet chromosome 3, ARS-UI_Ramb_v3.0, whole genome shotgun sequence DNA:
- the DOK1 gene encoding docking protein 1 isoform X1 encodes MDGAVMEGPLFLQSQRFGAKRWRKTWAVLYPASPHGVARLEFFDHKGSSSGGGRGSSRRLDCKVIRLAECVSVAPVAVESPPEPGAAAFRLDTAQRSHLLAADAPSSAAWVQTLCQNAFPKGSWALAPAENPPKLSALEMLENSLYSPSWEGSQFWVTVQKTEAAERCGLHGSYVLRVEAERLTLLAMGAQRQILEPLFSWPYTLLRRYGRDKVMFSFEAGRRCPSGPGTFTFQTAQGNDIFQAVETAIHRQKTQGKAGQGQDVLRADSHEEVADGKLASSSAPLELPGSPPALYAEPLDSLRVPPGPSQDSLYSDPLDSTPARAGDGTQLKKALYWDLCEHVQQKLIKAKLTDPKEDPIYDEPEGLAPAALRGLYDLPQEPKDAWWCQARVKEEGYELPYNPATDDYAVPPPRSTKPFPAPKPQGLALSESGAAAGSGSQGRSSDTALYSQVQKSGAPGSWDCGLSGAVTDSTGAKSEGST; translated from the exons ATGGACGGGGCCGTGATGGAAGGGCCGCTGTTTTTGCAGAGTCAGCGTTTCGGGGCCAAG AGATGGAGGAAGACCTGGGCGGTTCTCTACCCGGCCAGTCCCCACGGTGTCGCGCGGCTCGAGTTCTTTGACCACAAGGGGTCGAGCTCTGGAGGTGGCCGAGGGAGCTCGCGCCgcctggactgcaaggtgatccgtCTGGCAGAATGTGTGAGCGTGGCCCCCGTGGCGGTGGAGAGCCCCCCTGAGCCTGGCGCCGCAGCTTTTCGCCTGGACACCGCACAGCGATCCCACTTGCTGGCGGCCGACGCGCCGTCCAGTGCAGCCTGGGTGCAAACGCTGTGCCAAAACGCTTTTCCG AAAGGCAGCTGGGCCCTGGCACCTGCCGAGAACCCACCCAAGCTTTCTGCCCTGGAGATGCTGGAGAACTCGCTGTATAGCCCCTCCTGGGAAG GATCCCAGTTCTGGGTAACGGTGCAGAAGACTGAGGCCGCTGAGCGCTGTGGCCTGCATGGCTCCTATGTGCTGAGAGTGGAGGCGGAGAGGCTGACTCTTCTGGCCATGGGGGCCCAGAGGCAGATATTGGAGCCACTCTTCTCCTGGCCCTACACTCTGTTGCGTCGCTATGGCCGTGACAAG GTCATGTTCTCTTTTGAGGCTGGCCGCCGCTGTCCCTCCGGCCCTGGAACCTTCACCTTCCAGACGGCACAGGGAAATGACATCTTTCAGGCAGTCGAGACTGCTATCCACCGACAGAAGACTCAGGGAAAGGCTGGCCAGGGGCAGGATGTTCTCAGAGCTGATTCCCATGAAGAAGTGGCGGACGGGAAGTTGGCTTCCTCCTCGGCCCCTCTGGAGCTCCCAGGCAGCCCTCCAGCCCTGTATGCTGAACCCTTAGACTCCCTGCGCGTTCCTCCAGGCCCTTCCCAAGATTCCCTGTACTCAGACCCCTTGGACAGCACCCCTGCTCGGGCAGGGGATGGGACACAGTTAAAGAAAGCTCTCTACTGGGACTTGTGTGAGCATGTGCAGCAAAAGCTGATAAAGGCCAAGTTGACAGACCCTAAAGAAGACCCCATTTATGATGAACCTGAGGGCCTGGCCCCAGCCGCTCTCCGGGGCCTTTATGATCTGCCTCAGGAGCCCAAGGACGCATGGTGGTGCCAGGCTCGGGTGAAGGAGGAGGGCTATGAGCTCCCCTACAACCCTGCCACGGATGACTATGCTGTGCCGCCCCCTCGGAGCACAAAGCCCTTCCCAGCTCCCAAGCCCCAGGGCCTGGCCTTATCTGAATCTGGTGCTGCAGCTGGCAGTGGCAGCCAAGGCCGTAGCTCAGACACTGCCCTGTACAGCCAGGTCCAGAAAAGCGGGGCCCCAGGGAGCTGGGACTGTGGGCTCTCTGGAGCAGTGACTGACAGCACTGGGGCCAAGTCAGAGGGTTCCACGTGA
- the DOK1 gene encoding docking protein 1 isoform X2: MLCMFFGEASAGLRRWRKTWAVLYPASPHGVARLEFFDHKGSSSGGGRGSSRRLDCKVIRLAECVSVAPVAVESPPEPGAAAFRLDTAQRSHLLAADAPSSAAWVQTLCQNAFPKGSWALAPAENPPKLSALEMLENSLYSPSWEGSQFWVTVQKTEAAERCGLHGSYVLRVEAERLTLLAMGAQRQILEPLFSWPYTLLRRYGRDKVMFSFEAGRRCPSGPGTFTFQTAQGNDIFQAVETAIHRQKTQGKAGQGQDVLRADSHEEVADGKLASSSAPLELPGSPPALYAEPLDSLRVPPGPSQDSLYSDPLDSTPARAGDGTQLKKALYWDLCEHVQQKLIKAKLTDPKEDPIYDEPEGLAPAALRGLYDLPQEPKDAWWCQARVKEEGYELPYNPATDDYAVPPPRSTKPFPAPKPQGLALSESGAAAGSGSQGRSSDTALYSQVQKSGAPGSWDCGLSGAVTDSTGAKSEGST, from the exons ATGCTTTGCATGTTCTTCGGAGAAGCGTCCGCTGGCCTCCGG AGATGGAGGAAGACCTGGGCGGTTCTCTACCCGGCCAGTCCCCACGGTGTCGCGCGGCTCGAGTTCTTTGACCACAAGGGGTCGAGCTCTGGAGGTGGCCGAGGGAGCTCGCGCCgcctggactgcaaggtgatccgtCTGGCAGAATGTGTGAGCGTGGCCCCCGTGGCGGTGGAGAGCCCCCCTGAGCCTGGCGCCGCAGCTTTTCGCCTGGACACCGCACAGCGATCCCACTTGCTGGCGGCCGACGCGCCGTCCAGTGCAGCCTGGGTGCAAACGCTGTGCCAAAACGCTTTTCCG AAAGGCAGCTGGGCCCTGGCACCTGCCGAGAACCCACCCAAGCTTTCTGCCCTGGAGATGCTGGAGAACTCGCTGTATAGCCCCTCCTGGGAAG GATCCCAGTTCTGGGTAACGGTGCAGAAGACTGAGGCCGCTGAGCGCTGTGGCCTGCATGGCTCCTATGTGCTGAGAGTGGAGGCGGAGAGGCTGACTCTTCTGGCCATGGGGGCCCAGAGGCAGATATTGGAGCCACTCTTCTCCTGGCCCTACACTCTGTTGCGTCGCTATGGCCGTGACAAG GTCATGTTCTCTTTTGAGGCTGGCCGCCGCTGTCCCTCCGGCCCTGGAACCTTCACCTTCCAGACGGCACAGGGAAATGACATCTTTCAGGCAGTCGAGACTGCTATCCACCGACAGAAGACTCAGGGAAAGGCTGGCCAGGGGCAGGATGTTCTCAGAGCTGATTCCCATGAAGAAGTGGCGGACGGGAAGTTGGCTTCCTCCTCGGCCCCTCTGGAGCTCCCAGGCAGCCCTCCAGCCCTGTATGCTGAACCCTTAGACTCCCTGCGCGTTCCTCCAGGCCCTTCCCAAGATTCCCTGTACTCAGACCCCTTGGACAGCACCCCTGCTCGGGCAGGGGATGGGACACAGTTAAAGAAAGCTCTCTACTGGGACTTGTGTGAGCATGTGCAGCAAAAGCTGATAAAGGCCAAGTTGACAGACCCTAAAGAAGACCCCATTTATGATGAACCTGAGGGCCTGGCCCCAGCCGCTCTCCGGGGCCTTTATGATCTGCCTCAGGAGCCCAAGGACGCATGGTGGTGCCAGGCTCGGGTGAAGGAGGAGGGCTATGAGCTCCCCTACAACCCTGCCACGGATGACTATGCTGTGCCGCCCCCTCGGAGCACAAAGCCCTTCCCAGCTCCCAAGCCCCAGGGCCTGGCCTTATCTGAATCTGGTGCTGCAGCTGGCAGTGGCAGCCAAGGCCGTAGCTCAGACACTGCCCTGTACAGCCAGGTCCAGAAAAGCGGGGCCCCAGGGAGCTGGGACTGTGGGCTCTCTGGAGCAGTGACTGACAGCACTGGGGCCAAGTCAGAGGGTTCCACGTGA